The Oligoflexia bacterium region CTTGAATCCAAGAAACTTGAGATCGACAAACAGGTTTCTATGGCCATCAAAATGTGCCAAGAGTTGGACCCAGCCGCAGCTCAAATGGTTCGCGATCAGATCAATCAATTGGCTAAAGAAAAGTCAGAACTAGATCTTGCTTTGGTGAGACTTGAAAATGATATTTGGGAACAAAAGGAATCTGATGAAGGTGTTTTGGAATTCTGCGGAACGATTGAGGAGATTCAAAGAGGATATAAAAAGGCCACTCCAGCAGTTAAAAAGAGAATGATCAAAAGAGCTTTCAGTTCTATCAAAGCGTCAGCTTCGATCCTAAAACTTTACTATCGAATGACCAAGAGCCAGGAAGCAGAGGGATCATCGGAAAATAAAAAAAGGGCCGAAGACTTTAAATCTTCGGCCCAGGTATTTCATTTCGAGTGTCCGCCGACCAACGATCTTGGGGATCAGAGGGTCGTCGGTTCTTCTATTGTCAAAATTGGTCGGCGCGACAGGATTTGAACCTGCGACCCCTTGCACCCCAAGCAAGTGCTCTACCAGGCTGAGCCACGCGCCGACACTTTGGTAGTAGAAAGAAACATTTCTAATGGAGACCCTTGAGCTTGTAAAGGGCTCAAATCCTCAAAAAGTGCTGAATTTTAGGTATATTGATTAGTTAAAAAGACTTTTGAGTGAATTGATTTCAGTAACCAATTCAGAAATACGAATTGTAGCCAATTCAACGCGATCACTGACTTCGATCCATTGTTTTTCGACTTTTAATTCACGACGAAGTTCATTGATTTTCTTTTTTGCACCCGCAATAGAAAATTTTTCGTCATAGAGAAGTTTTTTTATTAACAACACGGTCTCAACATCACGGCGCGAGTACATACGCTGATTAAACGCTGATTTCTGAGGATTCAAAGCATCAAACTCAGATTCCCAGTAACGAAGCACGTAGGTTTTTAAACCTGCAAGCTCTGCCACTTCACCGATTTTATAAGCCATTTTATCAGGAATCATGCGGGCAATTTCACCAAGATCAATTATTGGATCTTTGTTATCCCCATCACCTTCAGATTGAATAATCGAAGAACTCGACATCTCGATATCGGCAGCGTCCGACACTTGATCTTGTTTTTCAGATACTAGAGGAATCAATTCATCCATGAGAGACCTCCGTGTTATTCGTCAGTTTCATCATCGTCGTCATCATCTGTGAGGCCGGTGATATCCTCACCATTAAGCATAGCCTTTAAGACCTGACTGGGCCTAAACGTTAAAACCTTGCGAGCACTGATTGTGATTTGACTGCCTGTTTGTGGATTACGTCCGATACGTTCTTTTTTCTGACGAACAACAAAATTTCCGAATCCAGAAATTTTGATTTTCTCGCCTTGTTCAAGAACGGTTTTCATCGTGTTAAAAACTTGCTCAACGAGTTCAGAGGATTCTTTCTTCGAAAAGCCAATCTTTTCATATACCTTTTCGACGATATCCGCCTTGGTCATTGTGGATTTTCCGAGATTTTGACCTGACATGATTCTCTCCCCTTATTCGCGATTAACTAAACGCGCCCTTATACCAAGGCTAGCAAGTTCGTGAAAAGTTTCAAGTTTTAACGTACTGAGAGATTGAATTTTTGACAAACAGATTGAATAGTTTTTTGATGCGAAGCATTAATTTCTTCGTCAGAAAGTGTTCGACTGGGATCTTGATAAGTCATACGAAAGGCTAGACTTTTTTTATCAGCCGGTAGCTTATCACCCATATAGATATCAAAAATTTCACATTTCGAAGCTAAATTACCCGCAGCTTTTTGTAGTTCAGCTTTAATTTCACCAGCAGATAACTCTTGAGGAACAAGCAGCGCCACATCTCTTTGCATTGACGGAAATTTTGGCAGACCCTTCACCCGAGTAAGTCGTGGTTGACCGGTGAATAATGTTTTTAAATTCAGCTCAGCAATGACCATCGAACTTTTAACTTCTAACTTATCTGCGATCATGGGGTGAAGAACGCCGATAAAACCTACTGGTTTTCCCTCAACAAATACTCGCGCACTCTGCCCTGGATGCAAAAATGCTGGAGGATTTTTTAAAGCTTCGAACTTAAAAGACTTGTATTGCCAAGTTGAAAGGAATGATTCCAATATTCCTTTTGATTTATAAAACAATGAAACTTGTGGTTGTTTCACCCACGTTTCTGGCTCTTGCCCCCATTGCACAAATGCAAGATGAGTTTCTTCAGTGAATGGTCTGTTTTCTTTAATATCAGGGCTTTCAATTTTTCTAAATACAGGGGCAATTTCAAAAAGCCCGCCGCAATGTATTGCGTGTCTCATATTATGAAGGGCATTACGCACAAGACTTGGAACAACACTCACACGCATAACATCAAGTTCAGCGTTTAACGGATTGGTTATTTTTACTGAAGGACCAGAAAAATCAATTCCTAGCTCAGAAGCTTGGCCACGATCGCTGGTTAAAAAATCAGATTCGAATTTAGAGCTTGTGAAACTCAAATTAACCGCTTGATGAAGTCCACATGCCTGTAAAGTATAGGCGAGCTTATACTCTAAAAGATAACCAAGATCATCTCTTGTAGGCTCTTGAGTAAACGAAGGAAGTGTTTCTGGAATATTTGCAAAACCTTTGAGCCTTAAAATTTCTTCGCCTAAATCTTCAGCAAGTTTCAAATCGCCGCGAAATGCAGGCGGGTTCACCAAAAGTTTGTTTCCAGAACCAGAAACATCACACCCTATACGCTCTAGTGATCTTTTTGCTTCGATACTATCGATCGTCATACCTAAACGTGCAGAAATAAATTTAAGATCCACTTCAATGCGTGGGCGAACTACAGGTCTTGGATAATTATCATAGTGATCAGCACAAACTGTCCCTTGAGCAACTTCTGTAAGGAGTTGGCAAGCTCGGTTGAGAGCTAAAATCACAGAGTCAGGGTCAACACCGCGAGAAAATCTATAGCTTGAATCGCTATCAATTCCATGGCGACGAGATGACCTACGAACAGTCGAAGGTAAAAAATAAGCCGATTCAACAAATACTTCCGTTGTAGAATCACTCACTCCACTATTAAGTCCACCCATAACACCAGCTAGTGCAATTGGGTTTTTAAGATCACAAATTAAAAGCTCTGTTCCGTCAAATTCAAGTTTTTTATCATCAAGAGTGGTAAATTTTTCGCCTTTTTCAGCTGTGCGAATAATAATTTGTTTACCGTCTAATAAATTCAGATCAAATGCATGAAGTGGTTGCCCTAATTCGAGCATTACAAAATTTGTAACATCAACAACATTATTGATACTTCTTAAACCCACTGATTCTAAAGATTTTTTAAGCCACTCAGGGCTTGGACCAACTTTTATATTTTGGACCACACGCCCCGCATAACGTGGGCATCGCTCGACATCTTCTACGGCTACTTTAATAAGTTTTCGTGTAGACTCTCGCCCCTCAGTAAAAGGAGTCACGGGAAACTCAAAAGTTTTTCCTGTAAGTCCGGAAATTTCTCTGGCTAAACCAAAATGACTCAGACAATCAGCGCGATTGGGTGTGACTTTGATATCAAAAACGACATCATCTAGTTTAGCATACTTTGCAAACGACTCACCAAGGGGCGCATTTGCAGGCAAGATCAAGATTCCTTCTTGAGAATCACCAAGCCCTAATTCTTTATCAGAACAAAGCATCCCTTGAGATTCGATGCCGCGAATTTTTGATATTTTAATTGCGAAATTTCCAGGTAACACAGCACCCGGCAACGAAACGACTACTTTATCACCAGTATTATGATTTTTTGCACCACAGATAATTTGATGGGTTTTTTCACCAGTTGTGACTTTACACAAAGTGAGATTATCAGCTTGTGGATGTTTGCCTTTTTCTAAAATTTGACCAACAACAATATGATCAAAATCTTTTGCTTGATTTGCAATACCTTCAACTTCCAAACCGCCATTGGTAAGAATATCAGCAAGCTTTTCAGGTGCCGCAGTGAATTCTTTAAGTTCAATATATTTAGTGAGCCATTTTAATGAAATCTTCATGACTTAAATTGCTCCAAGAAACGAAGGTCGTTTTCTGTAAATAAACCAATGTGCCCAACGCCATACTTAACAACAGCCATGCGCTCAACACCCATTCCGAACGCAAAACCATTCCATTTCGGATACTCAATTCCAGCAGATTTAAACACACTGGGGTGAACCATTCCGCAGCCACCTAGTTCAATCCAACCAGAGCCTTTGCACATGCCACAGCCCTGAGATTTGCAAAATGGGCAACTCGCGTCAAGCTCAGCACCTGGTTCAACAAACGGAAAATAACTCGGGCGCAATCGAACTTGTATACTGGGCCCAAAAAATTCACGGGCAAAAAAACCAAGTGTACCTTTGAGATCACCCATAGAAACATTTTCATCTACAAGTAAACCCTCTACTTGGTGAAAGTGTGGTGAATGTGACATGTCACTATCACTTCGATAGACACCACCTGGGCTTATAATTCTTAAAGGTGGCTTTTCAGTAAGCATGCTTCTGATTTGGACAGGACTCGTGTGAGTTCTTAAAATCCAAGAAGAATATTCTCCTGGTTTTCTCTCTACACCATCATCAATGTAAAACGTGTCTTGCATATCACGTGAGGCATGATCAGGCGGAATATTTAAGGCATCAAAATTATAAAAATCTTTTTCGATGTGTGGGCCAGTACGAATAGAAAAGCCTAAGCGTGCAAAAATATCGCACATCTCTTTAGTTACTTTCCAGATGGGATGCTGAGCACCCGACTGAGAACTTAAACCCGGAAGTGTAACGTCGATGCGTTCTTTTTCTAATTTTTGATTGAGCTCACCGCGCTTGAGAAGATTTTCTTTTTCAGAATAGACAGACTCTAACCGATCTCGCACTTCATTGGCTCGTTTACCAATGGTTTTACGATCTTCGGGAGTGAGCTTGCCCATTTCTTTAAGAATTGCTGAGAAACTTCCCTGCTTACCTAAAAAGCGCACCTTCGCTTCATACAAAGCTTCGGTTGTTGCAGCCGTCTCAATTGCTTTCTGAGCTTCCCCAGAAAGTGTCTCGATTTTATCTAGCATGGGTTATGTTTTCTATGTGCCTTTTGGTTACTTTGCTACCTGAAGTGCTTGTTTTACCACGGCGCTAAAAGCAGCGGGGTCAGTAACAGCCAGGTCAGCTAAGATTTTACGGTCAATAGTGATACCTGCTTTTGTGATAGCACCAATGAGTTTTGAATAAGTTGTTCCGTTTAATCTTGCTGCTGCGTTAATTCTAACAGTCCAGAGTGAACGAAACTCTCTTTTGCGAACTTTACGATCACGATACGCATATACGCCTGCTCTATCGACAACTTCTTGTGCTGTTACAAAAAGGCGCGAATTCGAGCCATAATAACCTTTTGCGCGTTTTAAGACTTTTTTTCTGCGGGCGCGGGCTTTAGTACCGCGTTTTACACGTGCCATTTAAATCTCCTTATCCTCGAGGCCAAGTTCGCAATTGAACTTTGTTTGATGCCAGAGAACTCATTTAGCGGGGCTTACCCGTTCGGAAGTAATCGTTCCGCATTATAAATATTTGCATCATGAACATACATCGTCTGTTTCATGTGACGCTTTCTTTTTGCATTCTTAGAGCGCATGATGTGACGACCGAATGCACCTTTTCTTTTAATCTTACCAGATGCGGTTTTGCGCATTCTTTTTGCGGCACCTTTATTTGTTTTCATCTTCATTTTTTCACATCTCCTACGCTGCCTACAGCTTTACTCGCTACAGGTGCTGAGTTTGTCGCTGTTCCCGTTTGCGCTACAGGGTTAGATGGGTTTGCTGGTCTTGCCACAACTGGCTTTGGCGCTACCGGTTTTCCGGTTCCTGCAGGTGCCACAAGCATACTCATCTTTTTACCTTCTATAATCGGGTTCTGTTCTATAACACAGGACTCCCCAAGCATAGCAATAATTTTGTGTAAAAGGGCTCTTCCGATATCAGAATGGGTTACTTCCCGGCCTCTAAAAGTCACGATGATACGGCATTTATCGCCTTCTTTGAGAAATTCTAGGATGTGGCGAACCTTAAAATCGATATCATGCTGATCAGTATTGGGTCTGAATTGAATCTCTTTAACCGTGATAATGACTTGTTTTTTTCTACTCTCTGCAGCTTTTTTCTTGAGCTGGTACTTATATTTCCCGAAATCCATCATTTTACAGGTGGGTGGGTTTGCTTCAGGAGCGATTTCAATTAAGTCCAATCCCTTATCAAAGGCCATTTTTACAGCATCGGCTACTTGGAATACACCAAGCATTTTACCTTCATCATCGATGACTCTAATCATGGGAACCTTGATCTCGTAATTAACCCTTAACTTTTTTGAGATATGACACCTCCAGGTATCGGTGGGCCCTTCTTACAGTGGCCACAAACCTTATGTTAAACATCGGCAAAAATGCTGGTTAGGCTTCTCGCCTTAATTTCAGTTAAAATCTTCGTCTTAAACTCATCTATCGCAATACCCTTGAGCTCTTTACCGGCTTTCAATCGCACTGATAAGGTACGGTTTTGAACCTCTTGATCACCGATGATTAGCATGTAGGGCACCTTTTGTAGCTGAGCTTCACGAATTTTATATCCTAATTTTTCATTGCGCAGATCAGCCGTAACTCTTAGGCCTTCACTTCTTAACATCTGCTCTACTTCTTTTGTGTACGCCTCTTGATTACTTGTAATGTTAATGAGAACCGCTTGCACAGGTGCTACCCAAGTAGGAAAGCTACCAGCACAGTGTTCGATGTATACACCCAAGAATCTTTCAAATGAACCCACAATCGCACGGTGGAGCATAACAGGTATATGAGGCTTATTGTCTTCGCCGATGTACTCAAGCTTAAATCTTTCAGGCATTGTAAAATCACACTGCAGTGTTCCTAATTGCCATGCGCGCCCAATTGCGTCTGTGACCATGACATCAAGTTTTGGTCCGTAAAAGGCCCCGTCACCAGCATTAATTTTATAATCGATTTTTAAATTCTTAAGCCCCGTCTCGAGGGCATTTTCTGCTTTATCCCAATTTTTATCGCTACCGGCGCGTTTTTCTGGGCGAGTAGAAAAGAAGACTTGGTACTTATCAAAACCCAATGTGGTATAAACTTGGTTTAAAAAACTGATAAATTTCACGATTTCATCTGGTATTTGATCAACTCTGCAAAAAATATGAGCGTCATCTTGAGAGAAGCTTCGCACACGAGCAAGCCCATGCACAACACCAGCACGTTCATTACGGTGCAGGCGTCCAAAATCAGCTACACGCCAAGGAAGTTCACGATACGACCGTCTGCCCGCTGAATACATGAGACAATGACCCGGGCAATTCATGGGCTTCATTGAAAACTCACGCTCGTCAATTTGGGTAAAATACATGTTCTCGCGATAGTTTTCGTAGTGCCCAGAGGTATGATAAAGATCTACGTCGTAAATTTGCGGGGTGATGACTTCTTCATAGCCATGCTCAACATAGAGTTCACGAATAAACTTCATAATTTCATTATAGATCACGGTGCCCTTAGGAAAGAAAAATGGCATTGCTGGAGCCAGTGGATGAAACATAAAAAGATTTAATTCTTTTCCAAGTTTTCTGTGATCGCGTTTTTTTGCTTCTTCAAGTTGATTTAGGTACGCTTCAAGATCTTTTTTATTTGAAAAAGCTGTTCCGTAAATTCTTTGTAGCATCGGGTTTTTTTCATCACCGCGCCAGTAAGCGCCTGCGATTGATAAAAGTTTGAACGCTTTTAAAAACCCAGTACTAGGAACATGAGGCCCCCGACAAAGATCAAACCAATTGCCTTGATGATAAAGACTAACTTCAACTTCACCTTTGGTTTTTAGATCTTCGATAATTTCGACTTTAAAGCGCTCGCCCATTTTTTTAAAAATTTCAATCGCCTTAGCTATAGGCACCATTTCTTTTGTTATAGGGTGGTTAACCTCAACGATTTTCTGCATGGCTTTTTCGATTTTCTCTAGATCTTCGGGCACAAAATTTCGAGGTGAATCTAGATCATAGAAAAAACCATTCTCAATTACAGGGCCGATAGTAATTTTTACTTCGGGCCAAATTTCTTGAACAGCTTGAGCCATAATATGTGCCGCTGAATGGCGAATGACTTCATGGGATTCGGGATTTTGTAAGGTCACGATTTCAAGTTTGCAGTTTTTATCAAGGATCGTGCGTATATCGACAAGTGCGCCATCAATTTTACCCGCGACGGCACTTTTCGCAAGGCCCGGGCCGATCATTGCAGCAAATTCGCCGATGGAGACAGCTTTAGGAAGTTCACGTATGGAATTGTCAGGTAAAGTTATTTTGATAGCCGACATGAATTAACTGCGAGTCGTCATGGTAGTGGTATGTTTTGCATTTTGTATAAAAAACATTTCAGCCCTTTAATAAGTATTTCTCAATATTTAGAATTATATTTAAGACGCTTAAAGTCAAGCACAAAGTCCCGCCAGTAAAGAATTGCGCGCAGCCCCCAGGTGGGTTTATAAAGACTGCTCAAGCTGTAAAGAGTCATCCATCAGAAGGGTCAAATCAGTATGGACATAATCAAATGTGAAAAAAAACCTAAAGCTCAGTACCCACTTCACCCCCGCTTTGGAACAATCTTTGCCCCTCATATGTTAAGAATGAATTTTACCGCTGATGATTTAAACAATCTCAAACCTGAGATTGTTCCCTTTGAACAGGAATACTTCTCACCTGCAACAATTGCATTTCATTATGGCCAAAGTATTTTTGAGGGGCTTAAAGCATATCAAATTAAAGGTGGAGGAGTTGCATCTTTTAGAGCTGATCTTCACGCAGCGCGGTTTATGAAATCATCAGCCCGCATGGCAATGCCCGTAATTGGTGAAAAGGTTTTTCTAGATTGTTTGCGTGAATATGTACGTTTTGAAAATGAATCAGTTCCACACGAACCTGATCATTCACTTTATTTACGACCCTTGTTATTTGGTCGTGATGAAGTCATTAAAGTTGGGCGCTCAAAAACTTATAGCTTTTATATTTTAGCAACAATGGCCGGAAGTTACTTTCACGGCGGTTCAGCAAAACCCGCGCGTGTTTTAGTCAATCGACAATTTGTACGCGCATTTCCCGGTGGCTTAGGTGAAATTAAAACTGCTGCAAATTATGCCTCAAGCCTTGGCCCTCAATCTTATGCAGAAACCCATCAATGTGATCAGGTTTTGTATCTTGATGCCTTAAAACACGAATTTATTGATGAGTTAGGTGGAATGAATTTTTTTATGATTCGAGATGGTGAACTTGTAACTCCAAGTCTCACAGGCACTATTTTAAATGGTGTTACAAGACGATCAATTTTAGAAATAGCTCCTGGTCTTGGACTCACAATTCGTGAAGAACCTATTTCATTTACTCAAATGCTAAAAGACATTCTTTCAGGTCGTGTCACAGAGACTTTTGCCTGTGGAACCGCAGCCGTTGTTCACACCATCGGTGAACTTGTGGTGCAAGATTCTATAGAGCAAAAACCAGAGGTCATTAAACTTCCCGATGCTCACCCTATTGGCGATAAAATCTTAACAACTTTAAAAGCTATGCAAAGAGGCGAAATTAAAGCCCCTGGCGATTGGCTTTTTCAATAATAAAAGCTTTGGAATTTCTCTGGGGAGTAAAATGTTCGTTCGCCTTTTGTGTCTGATTTTCTGTGTTCTGTTTTTAAGCGACACAACTTTTGCGACCCAAGGTGATTTACAATCAGAGCCGATATTAAATTTCAAATTGAGCACCGGTATTTCCAAGCAAAAAGTATATTTAGCAACTGAGCTTTTCCGCTGGGATAAAACTGCATTTCCCATGATCGAAACTGCACAGGGCGAATATTCTATTTCGATTTCAAAACCTTGGCTTTACAAACTTGAATATAAATTTATCATCGATGAAAAATGGATTACTGACCCCGGTAATCTAAATCAAACTCCAGATAGTTTAGGAAGTTATAATTCTTACTTAAATCTTGATTTTCAAGATGATCATCTGCTTTCAAAACACGAACACACACCTGGTGTTATTAAAACTCAACTTTTATTAAAAGATCTTGAAGGAGCTAAAAGAAAAATCACAACTATTACGCCAAACGTGAGTTTAAATGAACGTTCAATTGTTGCCGTATACTTTCAAGATGGTCAGGATTATTTAGAAAAATCTGGGATAGAGAATCTATTAGCAAACTTGTCTTTAGATAAAGATATGCCCATTATTGTTGGGGTTTTTATTCCTCCTAAAGATCGATTCCGTGAATATGGAGAATTAAATCTCAAAAATCGCTATGTCGATTTTTTATCTGACGTTGTAGTACCGGCCATTGAAAAACAGTTTAAGTATAAAAACACAAATCAACAACGCCTCCTTATAGGTTCTTCCCTGGGTGGCCTCATCTCACTTTACACGGGTCTCACCCGCCCTGAAATATTTGGCGCCGTTGCCGTCCAATCTGGGTCATTTTGGTACCGTGACCACGAAATCATGCAAATTTTAAAAAAGTCTACAGCTCAAAAACTTGAACTTTTTATTGACGTTGGCTTTTATGAAGGCATATTACAAGATAGTGAACTTATGTTAGATACAAATCGAAATGTCGCAAAGCTTGCGAAATCACGTGGGTACAATGTGTACTTTGCTGAGTATCCCACAACTCATGATTGGATTGCCTGGCGCAATCGGTTGAGTAAAATATTAATGGCTTTTTACAAACAGCCAGCTGGAACCACACATGCTCGGACTTTTTAAAAAAGAAAATGACGCCAAAACTTTTCTAACCAAAGAAGAAAATCAAATACTTTTAAAACGCGTTGAGAAATTTGAAAATCAAACCGGGTGTGAACTCGCGTTTCATATCAGACAAAACTTAGGTTCTGATCCGCTCAAAGCAAATGAGGCGCTCTTTTTTAAATTTGGATTAGATAAAACCGAACATCGAAATGCGATTTTAGTAACAGTGGCCTTAGCTGAACGACAATTCGCCATTTGGGCTGATGTTGGAGTCATGAGACAATCTGGCGACAAACTCTGGAACGATATTAGTCAGAAAATGGAAGGCGCACTTAAACTAGGGCAGCATTTAGCAGCATTTACATTAGTTGCTGAC contains the following coding sequences:
- the rplT gene encoding 50S ribosomal protein L20, which encodes MARVKRGTKARARRKKVLKRAKGYYGSNSRLFVTAQEVVDRAGVYAYRDRKVRKREFRSLWTVRINAAARLNGTTYSKLIGAITKAGITIDRKILADLAVTDPAAFSAVVKQALQVAK
- the pheS gene encoding phenylalanine--tRNA ligase subunit alpha, translated to MLDKIETLSGEAQKAIETAATTEALYEAKVRFLGKQGSFSAILKEMGKLTPEDRKTIGKRANEVRDRLESVYSEKENLLKRGELNQKLEKERIDVTLPGLSSQSGAQHPIWKVTKEMCDIFARLGFSIRTGPHIEKDFYNFDALNIPPDHASRDMQDTFYIDDGVERKPGEYSSWILRTHTSPVQIRSMLTEKPPLRIISPGGVYRSDSDMSHSPHFHQVEGLLVDENVSMGDLKGTLGFFAREFFGPSIQVRLRPSYFPFVEPGAELDASCPFCKSQGCGMCKGSGWIELGGCGMVHPSVFKSAGIEYPKWNGFAFGMGVERMAVVKYGVGHIGLFTENDLRFLEQFKS
- the pheT gene encoding phenylalanine--tRNA ligase subunit beta produces the protein MKISLKWLTKYIELKEFTAAPEKLADILTNGGLEVEGIANQAKDFDHIVVGQILEKGKHPQADNLTLCKVTTGEKTHQIICGAKNHNTGDKVVVSLPGAVLPGNFAIKISKIRGIESQGMLCSDKELGLGDSQEGILILPANAPLGESFAKYAKLDDVVFDIKVTPNRADCLSHFGLAREISGLTGKTFEFPVTPFTEGRESTRKLIKVAVEDVERCPRYAGRVVQNIKVGPSPEWLKKSLESVGLRSINNVVDVTNFVMLELGQPLHAFDLNLLDGKQIIIRTAEKGEKFTTLDDKKLEFDGTELLICDLKNPIALAGVMGGLNSGVSDSTTEVFVESAYFLPSTVRRSSRRHGIDSDSSYRFSRGVDPDSVILALNRACQLLTEVAQGTVCADHYDNYPRPVVRPRIEVDLKFISARLGMTIDSIEAKRSLERIGCDVSGSGNKLLVNPPAFRGDLKLAEDLGEEILRLKGFANIPETLPSFTQEPTRDDLGYLLEYKLAYTLQACGLHQAVNLSFTSSKFESDFLTSDRGQASELGIDFSGPSVKITNPLNAELDVMRVSVVPSLVRNALHNMRHAIHCGGLFEIAPVFRKIESPDIKENRPFTEETHLAFVQWGQEPETWVKQPQVSLFYKSKGILESFLSTWQYKSFKFEALKNPPAFLHPGQSARVFVEGKPVGFIGVLHPMIADKLEVKSSMVIAELNLKTLFTGQPRLTRVKGLPKFPSMQRDVALLVPQELSAGEIKAELQKAAGNLASKCEIFDIYMGDKLPADKKSLAFRMTYQDPSRTLSDEEINASHQKTIQSVCQKFNLSVR
- the thrS gene encoding threonine--tRNA ligase, with the translated sequence MSAIKITLPDNSIRELPKAVSIGEFAAMIGPGLAKSAVAGKIDGALVDIRTILDKNCKLEIVTLQNPESHEVIRHSAAHIMAQAVQEIWPEVKITIGPVIENGFFYDLDSPRNFVPEDLEKIEKAMQKIVEVNHPITKEMVPIAKAIEIFKKMGERFKVEIIEDLKTKGEVEVSLYHQGNWFDLCRGPHVPSTGFLKAFKLLSIAGAYWRGDEKNPMLQRIYGTAFSNKKDLEAYLNQLEEAKKRDHRKLGKELNLFMFHPLAPAMPFFFPKGTVIYNEIMKFIRELYVEHGYEEVITPQIYDVDLYHTSGHYENYRENMYFTQIDEREFSMKPMNCPGHCLMYSAGRRSYRELPWRVADFGRLHRNERAGVVHGLARVRSFSQDDAHIFCRVDQIPDEIVKFISFLNQVYTTLGFDKYQVFFSTRPEKRAGSDKNWDKAENALETGLKNLKIDYKINAGDGAFYGPKLDVMVTDAIGRAWQLGTLQCDFTMPERFKLEYIGEDNKPHIPVMLHRAIVGSFERFLGVYIEHCAGSFPTWVAPVQAVLINITSNQEAYTKEVEQMLRSEGLRVTADLRNEKLGYKIREAQLQKVPYMLIIGDQEVQNRTLSVRLKAGKELKGIAIDEFKTKILTEIKARSLTSIFADV
- a CDS encoding integration host factor subunit alpha; amino-acid sequence: MTKADIVEKVYEKIGFSKKESSELVEQVFNTMKTVLEQGEKIKISGFGNFVVRQKKERIGRNPQTGSQITISARKVLTFRPSQVLKAMLNGEDITGLTDDDDDDETDE
- a CDS encoding MerR family transcriptional regulator, which gives rise to MDELIPLVSEKQDQVSDAADIEMSSSSIIQSEGDGDNKDPIIDLGEIARMIPDKMAYKIGEVAELAGLKTYVLRYWESEFDALNPQKSAFNQRMYSRRDVETVLLIKKLLYDEKFSIAGAKKKINELRRELKVEKQWIEVSDRVELATIRISELVTEINSLKSLFN
- a CDS encoding TPM domain-containing protein; protein product: MLGLFKKENDAKTFLTKEENQILLKRVEKFENQTGCELAFHIRQNLGSDPLKANEALFFKFGLDKTEHRNAILVTVALAERQFAIWADVGVMRQSGDKLWNDISQKMEGALKLGQHLAAFTLVADMSENVLSKEQSAVSRMPNGNELSNKPIIESDEEPQ
- a CDS encoding alpha/beta hydrolase-fold protein, whose product is MFVRLLCLIFCVLFLSDTTFATQGDLQSEPILNFKLSTGISKQKVYLATELFRWDKTAFPMIETAQGEYSISISKPWLYKLEYKFIIDEKWITDPGNLNQTPDSLGSYNSYLNLDFQDDHLLSKHEHTPGVIKTQLLLKDLEGAKRKITTITPNVSLNERSIVAVYFQDGQDYLEKSGIENLLANLSLDKDMPIIVGVFIPPKDRFREYGELNLKNRYVDFLSDVVVPAIEKQFKYKNTNQQRLLIGSSLGGLISLYTGLTRPEIFGAVAVQSGSFWYRDHEIMQILKKSTAQKLELFIDVGFYEGILQDSELMLDTNRNVAKLAKSRGYNVYFAEYPTTHDWIAWRNRLSKILMAFYKQPAGTTHARTF
- the rpmI gene encoding 50S ribosomal protein L35, yielding MKMKTNKGAAKRMRKTASGKIKRKGAFGRHIMRSKNAKRKRHMKQTMYVHDANIYNAERLLPNG
- the infC gene encoding translation initiation factor IF-3 produces the protein MSKKLRVNYEIKVPMIRVIDDEGKMLGVFQVADAVKMAFDKGLDLIEIAPEANPPTCKMMDFGKYKYQLKKKAAESRKKQVIITVKEIQFRPNTDQHDIDFKVRHILEFLKEGDKCRIIVTFRGREVTHSDIGRALLHKIIAMLGESCVIEQNPIIEGKKMSMLVAPAGTGKPVAPKPVVARPANPSNPVAQTGTATNSAPVASKAVGSVGDVKK
- a CDS encoding branched-chain amino acid aminotransferase; the protein is MDIIKCEKKPKAQYPLHPRFGTIFAPHMLRMNFTADDLNNLKPEIVPFEQEYFSPATIAFHYGQSIFEGLKAYQIKGGGVASFRADLHAARFMKSSARMAMPVIGEKVFLDCLREYVRFENESVPHEPDHSLYLRPLLFGRDEVIKVGRSKTYSFYILATMAGSYFHGGSAKPARVLVNRQFVRAFPGGLGEIKTAANYASSLGPQSYAETHQCDQVLYLDALKHEFIDELGGMNFFMIRDGELVTPSLTGTILNGVTRRSILEIAPGLGLTIREEPISFTQMLKDILSGRVTETFACGTAAVVHTIGELVVQDSIEQKPEVIKLPDAHPIGDKILTTLKAMQRGEIKAPGDWLFQ